From Kwoniella europaea PYCC6329 chromosome 3, complete sequence, one genomic window encodes:
- a CDS encoding Grx4 family monothiol glutaredoxin: MSFARTGLRTLRSLPSAQVYRSSNILNQRRLISDEARKLIDNAVHSNPLVVFMKGTPEAPQCGFSRAVCQILDVQGVPREKIVSYNCLEDQELRSAIKEYSEWPTIPQVYIKGEFVGGCDIVLGMHQSGELENLLIKEGLAPPLPEAEPAPKA, from the exons ATGTCATTCGCCAGGACAGGATTAAGGACTCTT CGATCTCTCCCCTCAGCTCAAGTGTACCGATCATCAAACATCCTGAACCAGAGGAGATTGATCTCTGATGAAGCCAGGAAACTGATAGATAAT GCAGTCCACTCGAACCCTTTGGTAGTATTTATGAAAGGTACCCCCGAAGCTCCCCAGTGTGGATTTTCGAGAGCTGTCTGTCAGATCTTAGATGTTCAG GGCGTACcaagagagaagatcgtATCGTATAACTGTCTAGAAGACCAAGAACTTAGATCTGCTATCAAAGAGTACAG TGAATGGCCAACGATCCCTCAAGTATATATCAAAGGTGAATTCGTTGGTGGATGCGATATCGTATTAGGTA TGCACCAAAGTGGTGAACTCGAGAACCTACTTATCAAAGAAGGTTTGGCACCCCCTCTTCCTGAGGCAGAGCCCGCTCCTAAGGCTTAG
- a CDS encoding ribosome biogenesis protein ERB1 encodes MAPRNATASSSRAASSSISRPVKSNGNAGPSTIRNKKRAVQEVSEDEDDEDFGAAGSGIDMSDDEDAEEEEDEEDEEEFPEFDSEIEDDNEKDGDGDDETEEEEELDDEESGSESGYNSSDIEAMYGEVDEDDDQEDYSPITSPSSSHKELSTDEKLSKMIAKNSIKPDDSLGTDAKISRAKEGVGRLVPSKLVEGGYKREYDDYEAGYGSESSTEDNPNTVGNIPMEWYDDLPHIGYDVNGRKIFRPAQGDELDKFLSNTEDPAAWTSAEDRLLQQSVQLTDKELDIIRRLERAENPDADYDPYQPTIEWFTGEGNERVMPLSAAPEPKRRFVPSKWEHKKIMKIVKAIREGRITPNKPSAAKPTVYAIWSESDQSNLQHAMYMPAPQLPPPKTIESYNPPEEYLLTEEEKKEWEETDKEDRKIDFLPAKYDSLRLVPGYKNLVQERFERCLDLYLAPRTRKVKLNIDPESLIPKLPAPKELKPFPISTSVAYRHPESSIVRSVSTSPDGLWVATGSEDGIVRVWDLGNGREVWKWDLKNGAIQHLSFSPYKDECLLIALVSGKIAVLSPVALVSPSVAANTLTHANTAFASSAATTKIGAGKDIKGVESIKWVRPNENERERGVLVYVEVPGTPKQVSWHRKGDYFATVASDASNKSVLIHQLSKHSTQSPFKKLPGQVQKVIFHPSKPHFFVATQRYIRQYDLSSQTLVRTLQSGVKWISSVDLHPRGDNLIIGSYDKKLAWFDLDLSNKPYKTLRYHTKALRSVVYHPTLPLFASASDDGTIHIFHCTIYQDLMQNPLIVPLKILRGHKITDGIGVLDLSWVSGKPWLVSSGADGEVRLWCS; translated from the exons ATGGCACCTCGGAATGCTACTGCCAGTAGCTCAAGAGCAGCTTCTAGCTCCATATCGAGACCGGTCAAATCCAACGGGAATGCTGGTCCTTCGACTATCAGAAACAAGAAGAGAGCTGTACAAGAAGTatccgaagatgaagatgatgaagactTTGGTGCTGCGGGAAGTGGGATCGAtatgagtgatgatgaagatgccgaagaagaagaagatgaggaagatgaagaggagtTTCCAGAATTTGATagtgagattgaagatgataatgagaaagatggagaCGGGGACGATGAAacggaggaagaggaggaattagacgatgaagagagtgGATCAGAATCAGGATACAATTCATCAGATATTGAAGCTATGTATGGTGAAGttgacgaggatgacgacCAAGAAGATTATTCGCCAatcacatcaccatcatcatcgcataAAGAACTATCAACGGATGAGAAACTGTCAAAGATGATTGCGAAGAATTCGATCAAACCTGATGATTCGCTAGGTACCGATGCCAAGATCTCAAGAGCGAAGGAAGGTGTAGGGAGATTGGTACCTAGTAAACTCGTTGAAGGGGGCTATAAGAGGGAATACGATGATTATGAAGCTGGTTATGGAAGTGAAAGTTCAACTGAAGAT AACCCAAACACAGTAGGAAACATCCCTATGGAATGGTACGATGATCTACCTCATATAGGGTATGACGTGAATGGTCGAAAGATCTTCAGACCCGCTCAAGGTGACGAGTTGGACAAATTCTTATCCAACACTGAAGATCCTGCTGCATGGACATCAGCCGAAGATAGACTATTACAACAATCCGTTCAATTGACAGATAAAGAATTAGATATTATTAGAAGGTTAGAAAGAGCCGAAAACCCTGATGCCGATTACGATCCGTACCAACCTACGATCGAATGGTTTACTGGTGAAGGTAATGAACGAGTCATGCCTTTGAGTGCTGCTCCAGAGCCTAAGAGGAGATTCGTGCCGTCCAAGTGGGAGCATAAAAAG ATAATGAAAATCGTCAAAGCTATTAGAGAAGGACGAATCACCCCTAACAAACCTTCAGCAGCTAAACCTACAGTCTATGCCATTTGGTCAGAATCTGATCAATCCAACTTACAACATGCAATGTACATGCCCGCccctcagcttcctcctccaaAAACTATCGAATCGTACAACCCACCTGAAGAATACCTATTaacagaggaagagaaaaaagaatgggaagaaacagataaagaagatcgaaagatcGATTTCTTACCTGCCAAATATGATTCTCTTAGATTAGTACCAGGATATAAAAACCTGGTTCaagaaaggtttgaaagATGTTTAGATCTTTATTTAGCACCTCGTACGAGAAAGGTCAAATTGAATATCGATCCTGAAAGTTTGATTCCTAAATTACCTGCTCCGAAGGAACTCAAACCGTTCCCCATTTCGACTTCAGTCGCCTATAGACATCCTGAAAGTTCTATAGTACGATCAGTATCAACTTCACCGGATGGACTTTGGGTAGCTACTGGATCTGAAGATGGAATCGTCAGAGTATGGGATCTAGGTAATGGACGTGAAGTTTGGAAGTGGGATTTGAAAAATGGTGCCATTCAACATTTATCTTTCTCACCTTATAAAGATGAATGTCTTTTGATCGCTTTGGTATCTGGGAAAATAGCTGTTTTATCCCCAGTAGCTTTGGTATCTCCCTCAGTAGCTGCCAATACCCTAACACATGCCAATACCGCTTTCGCAAGTAGTGCTGCAACTACGAAGATTGGTGCCGGAAAGGATATCAAGGGTGTAGAATCGATTAAATGGGTTAGAccgaatgagaatgaaagagaaagaggagtGTTGGTTTATGTGGAAGTGCCAGGTACACCGAAACAGGTAAGCTGGCATAGGAAAGGTGATTACTTCGCTACGGTCGCGAGCGATG CCTCTAATAAATCAGTTTTGATCCATCAACTATCCAAACACTCCACTCAATCACCATTCAAGAAATTACCAGGCCAAGTTCAAAAAGTGATTTTCCACCCTTCCAAACCTCATTTCTTCGTTGCCACCCAACGTTATATACGACAATACGACCTATCGTCTCAGACACTCGTCCGAACATTACAATCGGGTGTTAAATGGATATCATCCGTGGATTTACATCCTAGAGGTGATAATTTGATCATTGGATCGTATGATAAGAAGTTGGCTTGGttcgatttggatttgagtAATAAACCGTATAAGACCTTGAG ATATCACACCAAAGCCCTCCGATCCGTAGTCTACCACCCGACATTACCACTCTTCGCCTCTGCTTCAGATGACGGTACcatccatatcttccatTGTACGATCTATCAAGATCTTATGCAAAACCCCTTGATCGTACCTCTCAAGATCCTGAGAGGTCACAAGATCACCGATGGGATCGGAGTGTTGGACCTGAGCTGGGTAAGTGGGAAACCCTGGTTGGTAAGTAGTGGTGCGGATGGTGAAGTCAGATTATGGTGTTCGTAA